The Miscanthus floridulus cultivar M001 chromosome 7, ASM1932011v1, whole genome shotgun sequence genome includes a region encoding these proteins:
- the LOC136463621 gene encoding tuliposide A-converting enzyme 2, chloroplastic-like, which yields MASSKPSISFPFPVPAPDPSDEVVREFGPLLRIYKSGRIERPLVAPPVDPGHDAATGVQSKDVHLGSYSARLYLPPVADGAKAKLPIVVYVHGGGFVAESAASPGYHLFLNRLAAACPALVVSVDYRLAPEHPLPAGYDDCLAALKWVLSAADPWVAAHGDLARVFVAGDSAGGNICHHLAIHPDVLVHQQQQQQQARPPLKGAVLIHPWFWGSEAVGEEPADPAVRAMGAGLWFFACPETSGMDDPRMNPMAPAAPGLHTLACERVMVCAAEGDFLRWRGRAYAEAVAAARGGGLGVGDAAAAGVELLETMGEGHVFYLFKPDCDKAKEMMDKMVAFINAP from the coding sequence ATGGCGTCGTCCAAGCCTTCGATATCGTTCCCCTTCCCCGTCCCCGCCCCCGACCCGTCCGACGAGGTCGTGCGCGAGTTCGGCCCGCTGCTCCGGATCTACAAGAGCGGCCGCATCGAGCGGCCCCTGGTGGCCCCGCCCGTGGATCCCGGCCACGACGCCGCCACGGGGGTCCAGTCCAAGGACGTCCACCTCGGCTCCTACTCCGCCCGCCTCTACCTGCCGCCCGTGGCCGACGGCGCCAAGGCCAAGCTGCCCATCGTCGTGTACGTCCACGGCGGCGGGTTCGTGGCCGAGTCCGCCGCGTCGCCCGGCTACCACCTCTTCCTCAACAGGCTGGCCGCCGCCTGCCCCGCGCTCGTCGTCTCCGTCGATTACCGCCTGGCGCCGGAGCACCCGCTCCCCGCGGGGTACGACGACTGCCTCGCCGCGCTCAAGTGGGTGCTCTCCGCCGCCGACCCCTGGGTCGCGGCCCACGGGGACCTCGCCCGCGTCTTCGTCGCCGGGGACAGCGCCGGCGGCAACATCTGCCACCACCTCGCCATCCACCCGGACGTCCTCGTCcatcagcaacagcagcagcagcaggcccgcCCGCCGCTCAAGGGCGCCGTGCTCATCCACCCCTGGTTCTGGGGCTCCGAGGCCGTGGGCGAGGAGCCCGCGGACCCCGCCGTGCGCGCCATGGGCGCCGGGCTCTGGTTCTTCGCGTGCCCCGAGACCAGCGGCATGGACGACCCGCGGATGAACCCCATGGCGCCCGCCGCGCCGGGGCTCCACACGCTGGCGTGCGAGCGCGTCATGGTGTGCGCCGCGGAGGGCGACTTCCTCAGGTGGCGCGGCCGCGCGTACGCCGAGGCGGTGGCCGCGGCCAGGGGcggcggcctcggggtcggggacgccgccgccgccggcgtcgaGCTGCTGGAGACCATGGGAGAGGGCCACGTCTTCTACCTCTTCAAACCCGACTGCGACAAGGCCAAGGAGATGATGGACAAGATGGTCGCCTTCATCAATGCCCCCTGA